The region TAGTCCGAAGCAATTGCTCATTGGGGCCAATGAGTTTTATTAAGTAAAGTCCATCCATTAAAGGGCTAATATCATAACTTTTTCTTTGCAGCGCTTCAAACGAAATTACTCTCTTACCCAATATGGAATATAAATCTATTCTGGTAAGTCCCTGGTTATAATCAACAAAGAAATCATTATAAGCAGGATTTGGATACACTTTTATTTCAATATTCTTTACCTCGTTATTGGAAACGATTTTATTAAACAGGTAATCGACTTTTAGCTTCTTGGATGTGTCTTCTTTTTCAAAGACCCACATTACAATATGTGCTGCTCCTTCACTACCATTATCCCTAATATATACATCTAAGACAGTTGAATCATTTGTTTTAATTACATTTGGATATTTTTCCGGGCATTTACCGAGATCAGGACTGTAACACAGATTTCCATCACAAACAAATGTACTCCAGTCAACAGGCAATTCAAGAATTTCGCGAATCCATAAAACGTTTATGGTGCCACTTGTCATGTTTTTTATCACTCCATGGGCTTTGTGATCAGTCATATCCGGGATGAAAGAAATGATATTTGGATTAGGCTTCACACTAAATCTTTGATTTTGGGCAAAAAGTTCGTCCAAACACAAAATGCAGATAATCAAGTAAATATATTTCATAGTTTTTAATTTTATTTTATCCGATTGTAAATATAATTATATTAATAGTCATTGCAAAATTATTCCTTTTAGAAAATCTCAATACTAATCAATTCCGATCTAGTTCTTTATAATTCATCAAACGTAAACTTGTAAGTATTACAATTAAAGTCACCCCTACATCAGCACCAATGGCAAAAACCAAATTACTATAACCCGTAAATGCCAATGTGATGAAAATAAGTTTAACTGCTATGGCTGCTATAGTATTGAATTTTATTCTTTGCAAAGTTTTTTTGCTGAGGCGAATGAGAAATGGAATGAGTGAAAGTTTATCATTCATTAATGCAATGTTTGCAGTTTCAATTGCGGTATCACTTCCTGCTGCTCCCATTGCAATGCCGACGGAACTTAAAGCCAATGCTGGTGCATCGTTTATTCCATCTCCAACCATTGCCACCTTTCCATATTGCTGTAAGAGTTCCTTAATTTTTTCGGATTTGTTTTCAGGCAGCATATTGCCGAATATTTTTTTTATGCCTACTTGTTGTGCTATGTAGTTTGCGGCTTTTTCGCTGTCGCCAGTGAGCATTATGGGTTCAATATTCATTTCTTCCATCTGCTTTAATGCTGCTGCACTATCGGGTTTTATTTCGTCCATTAAACCGATAATACCAGCAACGCCGTTTCCAAAACTAATGACTACACTTGTTTTTCCTTCTGATGAAAGTTGTTCTACAATTTTTTCGGCTTCTTTATCTATGGGCTGGTGTTCTTTTATGAATTCAAGTTTGCCTACATAAATGGTTTCATCTTCACATACAAGACATTTTGCTGTGGCACCTTTTCCCATAATACTTTTAAAGCCTTCTGTTTTGTGAGGCTCAAACCCTTCTTTTCTGCTAATATCAACTATAGCTTGTGCCAAGGGATGTTCTGAAAAGAGTTCAGCTCCAGCGGTACACGCCAATAATTCTTCGCGGCTTGTCCCGTTTAATGGAAAAACATCGGATACGATTGGGTTTCCGAATGTGATGGTGCGGGTTTTATCTAAAGCAATGGCTTTAATCTTTGCCAATGCTTCTATGTATTTTCCTCCTTTTACTAATGCTCCTTTTGCAGATGCATTACCAATAGCTGCATAAATAGCTACAGGCGTGGAAATGACCAAAGCGCAAGGACAAGCAATTACCAATAACGTTATGGCTTGCAGTAACCAATGGTCAAAATCTAAATTCAAAACAAATACAGGAATCACAAACATCAATACAGAAAGAAAAATCATTGAAGGAGTATAGTATTTTGAAAACTGCTGAATGAATTTTTGGGTATCGCTTTTGTTGGCAGATGCTTCAAAGGTGAGACGGATGATTTTTGAGAATGTGGTATCTACAGAAAGTTTTGTCGTTTCTATTTCAATAAAACCATTTTTGTTGAGTGTGCCTGCAAAGAGATTGTCTCCAGGGTGTTTGTCTTTCGGTATGGGTTCACCTGTAATGGCAGCTTCATCCACAGTAGTTTCACCCGAAATTATTTTTCCGTCAAGCGGAATCATTTCTCCTGGTTTTACCTGAATAATAGTTCCAATAGAAATTTTATCAATGAGAACTATTGCATTCAATGATTTTACAAAAGCAGTTTTCGGAGCTTTGCTTACCAACTCATCCAGGGCAGCTTTGGAATTTTCTATTCCAATATCTTCAAGGCGTTCTCCTAAAACATATAAAACAATCAATACCGCTGCTTCGG is a window of Candidatus Vicinibacter affinis DNA encoding:
- a CDS encoding T9SS type A sorting domain-containing protein — translated: MKYIYLIICILCLDELFAQNQRFSVKPNPNIISFIPDMTDHKAHGVIKNMTSGTINVLWIREILELPVDWSTFVCDGNLCYSPDLGKCPEKYPNVIKTNDSTVLDVYIRDNGSEGAAHIVMWVFEKEDTSKKLKVDYLFNKIVSNNEVKNIEIKVYPNPAYNDFFVDYNQGLTRIDLYSILGKRVISFEALQRKSYDISPLMDGLYLIKLIGPNEQLLRTIRIQKGSYRP
- a CDS encoding cation-translocating P-type ATPase, translated to MKLPIHDKKFLFLLFAIAIVIALEVLSIIGIHIPMPYAPFVFLVFIIGIGYSVIWNGLKAAAKLNFSNINLLMLIAVIGAFYLKEFPEAAVLIVLYVLGERLEDIGIENSKAALDELVSKAPKTAFVKSLNAIVLIDKISIGTIIQVKPGEMIPLDGKIISGETTVDEAAITGEPIPKDKHPGDNLFAGTLNKNGFIEIETTKLSVDTTFSKIIRLTFEASANKSDTQKFIQQFSKYYTPSMIFLSVLMFVIPVFVLNLDFDHWLLQAITLLVIACPCALVISTPVAIYAAIGNASAKGALVKGGKYIEALAKIKAIALDKTRTITFGNPIVSDVFPLNGTSREELLACTAGAELFSEHPLAQAIVDISRKEGFEPHKTEGFKSIMGKGATAKCLVCEDETIYVGKLEFIKEHQPIDKEAEKIVEQLSSEGKTSVVISFGNGVAGIIGLMDEIKPDSAAALKQMEEMNIEPIMLTGDSEKAANYIAQQVGIKKIFGNMLPENKSEKIKELLQQYGKVAMVGDGINDAPALALSSVGIAMGAAGSDTAIETANIALMNDKLSLIPFLIRLSKKTLQRIKFNTIAAIAVKLIFITLAFTGYSNLVFAIGADVGVTLIVILTSLRLMNYKELDRN